A stretch of the Egicoccus sp. AB-alg6-2 genome encodes the following:
- a CDS encoding YidH family protein, giving the protein MDAGSVAGGDEHDEVGVEDRRWPRRVYGAGSEPDPRFSLANERTLLAWLRTSLGLVVAGIAVIALAELVEPLWLVDLVAAVAFGAGAATALTGWRQWARAEQAMRRGEPLPSAIGAVVVLAGVLLLALLGVLGLLIAGR; this is encoded by the coding sequence GTGGACGCGGGTAGCGTGGCGGGCGGCGACGAACACGACGAGGTGGGCGTGGAGGACCGGCGGTGGCCGCGGCGGGTGTACGGGGCCGGGAGCGAACCGGACCCGAGGTTCAGTCTCGCCAACGAGCGCACGCTGCTGGCGTGGCTGCGTACCTCGCTCGGCCTGGTCGTCGCGGGCATCGCGGTCATCGCACTCGCCGAACTCGTCGAGCCGCTGTGGCTGGTCGACCTGGTCGCCGCCGTGGCGTTCGGGGCGGGTGCCGCGACGGCGCTCACCGGCTGGCGGCAGTGGGCCCGGGCCGAGCAGGCGATGCGCCGGGGTGAACCGCTGCCGTCGGCGATCGGTGCGGTGGTGGTCCTCGCCGGGGTGCTGCTGTTGGCGCTGCTCGGGGTCCTGGGACTGCTGATCGCGGGTCGATGA
- a CDS encoding helix-turn-helix domain-containing protein, producing MRINRHALREIRERSGLSVPALAKEAGCRHGTLYDIENGNKGASPEMALKLARALKCPLVALLADPDEHVGEAA from the coding sequence GTGCGCATCAACCGACACGCCCTACGCGAGATCCGCGAACGGTCCGGCCTCTCCGTGCCGGCCCTCGCCAAGGAAGCGGGCTGCCGTCACGGGACGCTCTACGACATCGAGAACGGCAACAAGGGCGCCTCTCCGGAGATGGCTCTGAAGCTGGCTCGGGCGTTGAAGTGCCCGCTCGTCGCGCTGCTCGCGGACCCGGACGAGCACGTAGGGGAGGCGGCCTGA
- a CDS encoding helix-turn-helix domain-containing protein, translated as MARDEVNWLSTREAARQLGITTRTLYRLIDSGQVPAYKFGRVIRLKESEVDAFVDQARIQPGALEHLYADGAPDDEEL; from the coding sequence GTGGCGCGTGACGAGGTCAACTGGTTGAGCACGCGCGAGGCCGCGCGTCAGCTCGGGATCACCACCCGGACCCTGTACCGCCTCATCGACAGCGGCCAGGTCCCGGCCTACAAGTTCGGGCGCGTGATCCGACTCAAGGAGTCCGAGGTCGACGCCTTCGTCGACCAGGCGCGTATCCAGCCCGGGGCGCTCGAGCACCTGTATGCCGACGGCGCGCCCGACGACGAGGAACTGTGA
- the purF gene encoding amidophosphoribosyltransferase, with translation MPAHVDLSAYGEGPREECGVFGIYAPGEDVATLTYFGLYALQHRGQESAGIAVSDGRRIVVHKDMGLVNQVFNETSLAALQGHLAIGHCRYSTTGASSWVNAQPQYQETVRRGGLALGHNGNLVNTAELARELDIPPTNDSEVMAGLLAAGVVAAAASRGDGQTPGLEEAIADLAPRLRGAYSVVVMDQQRLHAFRDPHGVRPLQIGRLQNGGWVVASETAGLDIVGAVYVRDVAPGEIVTIDADGLRSRRFAAPQSNYCLFEWVYLARPDHRQDGGSVLFARRSMGRQLAREAPVEADIVIPVPEAGRDAAAGYATEAGLPFADGLVKNRYVGRTFIQPTQTLRQLGIRLKLSPVREVVEGRRLVVVDDSIVRGNTSRQLVAMLRAAGAREVHLRITSPPIAHPCYYGIDMATRAELIGADLDVDAIRDFVGADSLHYISLEGLIGATPNQRERLCTACFTGEYPIPVPGEHEQLAQIKFDFDASATSVPDDAASLTGDHGVGVVSPAASGGPADAVERQRLADAREGRSVE, from the coding sequence CTGCCGGCCCACGTCGACCTGAGTGCCTACGGCGAGGGCCCGCGCGAGGAGTGCGGGGTCTTCGGCATCTACGCGCCGGGCGAGGACGTCGCCACCCTGACCTACTTCGGGCTCTATGCGCTGCAGCACCGTGGCCAGGAGTCGGCCGGCATCGCCGTGTCCGACGGCCGCCGCATCGTGGTCCACAAGGACATGGGGCTGGTGAACCAGGTCTTCAACGAGACCTCGCTGGCGGCACTGCAGGGCCACCTCGCCATCGGGCACTGCCGGTACTCGACGACCGGGGCGTCGTCGTGGGTCAACGCCCAGCCCCAGTACCAGGAGACGGTCCGCCGCGGCGGCCTGGCGCTCGGACACAACGGCAACCTGGTCAACACGGCCGAACTGGCGCGCGAACTCGACATCCCGCCCACCAACGACTCCGAGGTGATGGCCGGACTGCTGGCGGCGGGCGTGGTGGCGGCCGCCGCCAGCCGCGGCGACGGCCAGACCCCCGGACTCGAGGAGGCGATCGCCGACCTCGCTCCCCGGTTGCGCGGCGCCTACTCGGTCGTCGTGATGGACCAACAGCGGCTGCACGCCTTCCGCGATCCGCACGGTGTCCGGCCGCTGCAGATCGGCCGGTTGCAGAACGGTGGTTGGGTCGTCGCGTCGGAGACGGCCGGCCTGGACATCGTCGGTGCGGTCTACGTCCGCGACGTCGCGCCCGGCGAGATCGTCACCATCGACGCCGACGGCCTGCGCAGCCGTCGCTTCGCCGCCCCGCAGTCCAACTACTGCCTGTTCGAGTGGGTCTACCTCGCGCGTCCGGACCACCGCCAGGACGGCGGCAGCGTGCTGTTCGCGCGCCGCAGCATGGGGCGCCAGCTCGCCCGCGAGGCCCCGGTCGAGGCCGACATCGTCATCCCCGTCCCCGAGGCCGGTCGCGACGCTGCCGCCGGCTATGCCACCGAGGCCGGGCTCCCGTTCGCCGACGGGCTGGTGAAGAACCGCTACGTCGGGCGGACCTTCATCCAGCCGACCCAGACCCTGCGTCAGCTCGGCATCCGGCTCAAGCTCTCACCGGTCCGCGAGGTGGTCGAGGGACGTCGCCTGGTCGTGGTGGACGACTCGATCGTGCGGGGCAACACCTCGCGACAGCTGGTGGCGATGCTGCGGGCCGCGGGCGCCCGCGAGGTCCACCTGCGCATCACCTCCCCGCCGATCGCGCACCCCTGTTACTACGGCATCGACATGGCCACGCGCGCCGAGCTGATCGGCGCCGACCTCGACGTCGACGCCATCCGCGACTTCGTGGGCGCCGACTCGCTGCACTACATCAGCCTCGAGGGGCTGATCGGTGCCACGCCGAACCAGCGCGAGCGGTTGTGCACGGCCTGCTTCACCGGCGAGTACCCGATCCCGGTCCCCGGCGAGCACGAGCAGCTGGCACAGATCAAGTTCGACTTCGACGCCTCCGCCACGTCCGTGCCCGACGACGCGGCCAGTCTCACGGGCGACCACGGGGTGGGCGTCGTCTCGCCGGCGGCGTCCGGCGGGCCGGCCGACGCGGTCGAGCGGCAGCGGCTGGCCGACGCACGCGAGGGCCGCAGCGTCGAATAG
- a CDS encoding DUF3800 domain-containing protein, which translates to MSTHLLRAYVDETGDRGMKPSSSEYFAFAAVLCRDANTTVLGEALADLVREAGKPPGSVLHWSKNMKDHALRTYAAQILSGLPIRLLFVVVPKRAIQPNTHLARSTVGYYNFAARLVLERVGYFTASRQRIEQKTDPAAICRTKVTFARVKGFRPRLLQDYVGLLRTRQGNEAWSNGLTTKVAVAGQAESPLLQWADIAAGAFDAAVKLDRYGNHEPAYLMRLGRLIDCSGDGRILGYGIKSLGGEDYLQAMPWWTADWWKG; encoded by the coding sequence ATGTCGACGCATCTGTTGCGCGCCTACGTGGACGAAACCGGCGACCGGGGGATGAAACCCTCTTCGTCGGAGTACTTCGCCTTCGCTGCGGTCCTGTGCCGGGATGCGAACACGACGGTTCTCGGCGAAGCCCTGGCGGATCTCGTCCGCGAAGCGGGCAAGCCACCCGGTAGCGTCCTCCATTGGTCGAAGAATATGAAGGACCACGCCTTACGCACCTACGCTGCGCAGATTCTGTCCGGCCTGCCGATCCGTTTGCTCTTCGTGGTTGTGCCGAAGCGAGCGATCCAACCCAACACCCATCTCGCCCGCTCAACCGTGGGCTATTACAACTTCGCCGCCCGCCTGGTGCTCGAACGCGTGGGCTACTTCACCGCTTCCCGGCAGCGCATTGAACAGAAGACGGACCCGGCAGCAATCTGCCGGACCAAGGTGACGTTCGCCCGCGTCAAGGGATTCCGGCCCCGATTGCTGCAGGACTATGTCGGCCTGCTCCGAACCAGGCAGGGCAACGAGGCGTGGAGCAACGGGCTGACTACCAAGGTCGCCGTGGCGGGGCAGGCGGAATCCCCGCTACTCCAGTGGGCCGACATCGCGGCTGGTGCATTCGACGCCGCCGTCAAACTGGACAGGTACGGCAACCATGAGCCGGCCTACTTGATGCGCCTGGGACGCCTCATCGATTGCAGCGGCGATGGGCGAATCCTCGGCTACGGCATCAAGTCGCTCGGAGGCGAGGACTACTTGCAGGCCATGCCTTGGTGGACCGCCGACTGGTGGAAGGGTTGA
- a CDS encoding DUF202 domain-containing protein — MSDDFDRPGLQAERTALAWSRTGLSACVAALAMARLATVRGAAVIAVAGVVAGGMALAAFVEGSLRGARRRAWLDAPSPARGLPRTAASLIAVVVGLAVAGLALLAAF; from the coding sequence ATGAGCGACGACTTCGACCGGCCAGGGCTGCAGGCCGAGCGCACCGCGCTGGCCTGGTCCCGCACCGGCCTGTCCGCGTGCGTCGCCGCGCTGGCGATGGCGAGACTGGCCACGGTGCGTGGGGCCGCGGTGATCGCCGTTGCCGGCGTCGTCGCCGGTGGGATGGCGCTTGCCGCCTTCGTCGAGGGATCGCTGCGGGGGGCTCGTCGTCGGGCATGGCTGGACGCGCCGAGCCCTGCGCGCGGGTTGCCGCGGACGGCCGCCTCCCTCATCGCCGTCGTGGTCGGACTGGCCGTGGCCGGGTTGGCGCTGCTCGCCGCGTTCTGA
- a CDS encoding WhiB family transcriptional regulator — protein sequence MTWRERALCQAVPEMPWENDGKPTVEQLRVCLACPVLRDCAGFAESAACKVGDDAGVLAASNPTDRQAIREGRRSWEDVWARARRRVEVHDELVGRRVVRWMLVEAGRMADRVVSA from the coding sequence ATGACGTGGCGTGAGCGTGCCCTGTGCCAGGCGGTGCCGGAGATGCCGTGGGAGAACGACGGCAAGCCGACGGTGGAGCAGCTGCGTGTCTGTCTCGCCTGTCCGGTGCTGCGCGACTGTGCCGGGTTCGCGGAGTCGGCTGCCTGCAAGGTCGGGGACGACGCGGGCGTGTTGGCCGCGTCGAATCCGACCGACCGGCAGGCGATCCGAGAGGGCCGGCGTTCGTGGGAGGACGTGTGGGCGCGTGCCCGCCGTCGGGTCGAGGTTCATGACGAGCTGGTTGGCCGTCGGGTGGTCCGGTGGATGTTGGTCGAGGCGGGCCGGATGGCGGATCGGGTGGTGTCGGCGTGA
- a CDS encoding LysM peptidoglycan-binding domain-containing protein: MQRARVASGASGASGASGASAWSAWVAVLAGVVFGFHHLPGAVLAAPPWRADAFVAWLAATDPTVATMSLLRLLVLALGWYLLAVTLVGGLARLSGAVRLVRVVDVLTVPVLRKALQSAVGLSLATAMVGAAAPAPARAEPVPLQLLQRTEVDESVPLTLPPEHELTTDAVVPTDAVATDAVVPTDAVATDPGVPTGPVVVADSEHRVVAGESFWSIATDRLRAVTGGAPSDADVVVYWHRLIADNRDRLVDPDNPDLIFPGQRLALPTVATDR, from the coding sequence ATGCAGCGAGCACGTGTGGCGTCGGGCGCGTCGGGCGCGTCGGGTGCGTCGGGTGCGTCGGCCTGGAGCGCCTGGGTCGCGGTCCTGGCCGGTGTCGTGTTCGGCTTCCACCACCTGCCCGGTGCCGTGCTCGCCGCCCCGCCGTGGCGCGCGGATGCGTTCGTCGCCTGGTTGGCGGCGACCGATCCGACGGTCGCGACGATGTCGCTCCTGCGGCTGCTCGTGCTCGCACTCGGCTGGTACCTGCTGGCCGTGACGCTCGTCGGCGGGCTGGCCCGGCTGTCGGGTGCCGTACGCCTCGTCCGGGTCGTGGACGTCCTGACGGTGCCGGTCCTGCGAAAGGCCCTGCAGTCGGCCGTCGGGCTCTCGCTCGCCACCGCGATGGTCGGAGCAGCGGCCCCGGCACCCGCCCGTGCCGAGCCCGTGCCGCTGCAATTGCTGCAGCGAACCGAGGTCGACGAGTCCGTCCCGTTGACCCTGCCGCCTGAGCACGAGCTGACGACCGATGCAGTCGTGCCGACCGATGCCGTGGCGACCGATGCAGTCGTGCCGACCGATGCCGTGGCGACCGATCCAGGCGTGCCGACCGGGCCGGTCGTGGTGGCCGACTCCGAACACCGGGTCGTCGCGGGCGAGTCGTTCTGGAGCATCGCCACGGACCGCCTTCGCGCCGTGACGGGTGGGGCGCCCTCGGATGCCGACGTCGTGGTGTACTGGCACCGGCTGATCGCCGACAACCGTGATCGACTCGTCGACCCGGACAACCCCGACCTGATCTTTCCGGGCCAACGGCTCGCGCTGCCAACCGTGGCGACGGACCGATGA
- a CDS encoding ATP-binding protein, producing MSFQLRPASKVQLKARVALVGPSGAGKTYSALEAALALCGDISKVAVIDTERGSAALYADEFGEFLHGVIDPPFAPARYLEALEACTAAGAEVVIIDSLSHAWSGQGGVLEIVDDAAARSRGNSFAAWREGTPEQNRLVDTVMRWPGHVIVTMRAKTEYVVEEGDNGRTQVRKLGLAPEQRKGMEYEFDLVADVDHEHRLMVSKSRCAPLQDAVERKPDRAWWQPFAEWLNRGDTVQQQVTSRLDEIGFTSGQQAFIVGRYQDGAAAPGDLTGANAGKLLVHLGDEGALKRIRAALLSDDNHQAVEPDDSPADGEGDGEVSDPSAGATDSDVPPTSDHVDDPPSSTLTVEDTAAAASPTVAADAPSAGAVSSTGFDWQQHARDRGVTKLDVMNALRANWERMRPGFASEDAKKLPPNKSTEIDAWAAGYPEIVRAVIDDVADPKAVA from the coding sequence ATGAGCTTCCAACTGCGCCCCGCCTCCAAGGTCCAGCTCAAGGCCCGCGTGGCACTCGTCGGCCCGTCTGGTGCCGGCAAGACCTACTCCGCCCTCGAAGCCGCCCTCGCACTCTGCGGCGATATCAGCAAGGTCGCGGTCATCGACACCGAACGCGGCTCCGCTGCGCTGTACGCCGACGAGTTCGGCGAGTTCCTTCACGGCGTCATCGACCCGCCGTTCGCGCCGGCCCGCTACCTCGAAGCTCTCGAAGCGTGCACCGCCGCGGGTGCCGAGGTCGTCATCATCGACTCGCTGTCGCACGCCTGGTCCGGCCAAGGCGGCGTGCTCGAGATCGTGGACGACGCTGCCGCCCGCTCTCGCGGGAACAGCTTCGCGGCCTGGCGTGAGGGGACGCCGGAGCAGAACCGGCTCGTCGACACCGTCATGCGCTGGCCCGGCCACGTCATCGTGACCATGCGCGCCAAGACCGAATACGTCGTCGAGGAAGGCGACAACGGCCGCACGCAGGTCCGCAAGCTCGGGCTCGCCCCGGAGCAGCGCAAGGGCATGGAGTACGAGTTCGACCTGGTGGCCGATGTCGACCACGAACACCGGCTCATGGTGTCCAAGTCGCGGTGTGCGCCGCTGCAGGACGCGGTTGAGCGCAAGCCGGACCGGGCGTGGTGGCAGCCGTTCGCGGAGTGGCTGAACCGTGGGGACACGGTGCAGCAGCAGGTAACCAGCCGGCTCGACGAGATCGGGTTCACGTCCGGCCAGCAGGCGTTCATCGTCGGCCGCTACCAGGATGGTGCAGCGGCGCCGGGCGACCTGACCGGCGCGAACGCCGGCAAGCTGCTGGTGCACCTCGGTGACGAGGGGGCGCTGAAGCGGATCCGGGCGGCGCTGCTGTCCGACGACAACCACCAGGCCGTCGAGCCTGACGACTCCCCGGCGGATGGTGAGGGGGACGGGGAAGTCTCCGATCCGTCCGCCGGGGCAACCGACTCCGACGTTCCCCCAACGTCGGACCATGTCGACGATCCCCCGTCGTCGACACTCACCGTGGAGGACACCGCAGCCGCGGCCTCTCCCACCGTTGCAGCGGATGCCCCATCCGCCGGCGCGGTGTCCTCCACGGGCTTCGACTGGCAGCAGCACGCCCGCGACCGTGGCGTCACCAAGCTCGACGTGATGAACGCATTACGGGCGAACTGGGAACGGATGCGGCCCGGGTTCGCATCGGAGGACGCGAAGAAGCTGCCACCCAACAAGTCGACCGAGATCGACGCATGGGCGGCCGGATATCCCGAGATCGTGCGTGCCGTGATCGATGACGTCGCCGACCCGAAGGCGGTGGCGTGA
- a CDS encoding SAF domain-containing protein, whose protein sequence is MHLQNTGGAMADTLEAEHPSTTSGNRVRRRVRRQRGLPGGRAVVGALLVAAAAVGVFAAHLHATAGPDTRYLVAGRDLDAGTRIDADNLDVLFGHLPLELAPAVAERSVTLDQREQLVGRVLTAPLTRGDLLTRTVIADDGGVADGYAMSFPIAAADAVAGQLRRGEPVDVVATYGSGTAAYTAFVVVGVPLVAIDAGDGSGFGGSDRRVLTVALRDQQQVQALAHAVAVADVVVTRAPQRPAGDVPTPYRPGAEGVDPDRADADGRQP, encoded by the coding sequence GTGCATCTGCAGAACACGGGGGGCGCGATGGCCGACACGCTCGAGGCGGAACACCCGTCGACCACGTCCGGGAACCGGGTCCGCCGGCGCGTTCGTCGCCAGCGCGGACTGCCCGGTGGGCGTGCCGTCGTCGGCGCCCTGCTGGTGGCCGCCGCCGCGGTCGGGGTGTTCGCGGCGCACCTGCACGCCACGGCCGGCCCCGACACGCGCTATCTCGTCGCCGGCCGCGACCTCGATGCGGGCACCCGGATCGACGCGGACAACCTCGACGTCTTGTTCGGCCACCTCCCGCTGGAGCTCGCGCCCGCGGTCGCCGAGCGCAGCGTGACGCTCGATCAACGTGAACAGCTCGTCGGCCGTGTCCTGACCGCGCCGCTCACCCGTGGCGACCTCCTCACGCGCACGGTGATCGCCGACGACGGCGGGGTCGCCGACGGTTACGCGATGTCGTTCCCGATCGCGGCCGCGGACGCCGTGGCAGGACAACTTCGCCGCGGCGAACCGGTCGACGTGGTGGCGACCTACGGCAGTGGGACCGCCGCCTACACGGCCTTCGTGGTGGTCGGGGTGCCGCTCGTCGCCATCGACGCCGGCGACGGCAGCGGGTTCGGCGGCAGCGACCGACGGGTTCTGACGGTGGCGCTGCGAGATCAGCAGCAGGTGCAGGCTCTCGCACACGCGGTCGCCGTGGCGGACGTGGTCGTGACGCGAGCACCGCAGCGGCCAGCCGGGGACGTGCCCACGCCCTACCGCCCCGGCGCCGAGGGCGTGGACCCCGACCGCGCCGATGCCGACGGACGGCAGCCGTGA
- a CDS encoding ATP-binding protein, giving the protein MSEPTPIGAELGDPQQLVARLRQAAARAPRRPAPPPPTEAVPTLGAPPRVPPRYHARLDDLEQTGAVKTARVWLDRVREQPDHDSGLLILGLPGRGKSLIAGALAVEMGAPQFAQFWPTPDLIRAMQGDIGQRDRIPVGERILRRRLLVLDDIGAEQATDWRVGELNGLLEAVYSRRMLLVATSNLTLDQFGEHLGERAVSRLHEMTDLVVVDGPDRRKA; this is encoded by the coding sequence GTGAGCGAACCGACCCCGATCGGCGCCGAACTCGGCGACCCGCAGCAGCTCGTCGCCCGGCTCCGCCAGGCCGCGGCACGGGCTCCACGCCGGCCCGCACCGCCACCGCCGACGGAAGCCGTCCCAACGCTCGGCGCTCCGCCGCGGGTGCCGCCCCGCTACCACGCCCGCCTCGACGACCTCGAGCAGACCGGCGCGGTCAAGACCGCCCGCGTGTGGCTCGACCGGGTCCGCGAGCAGCCGGACCATGATTCCGGGTTGCTGATCCTCGGTCTACCCGGACGCGGGAAGTCGCTGATCGCTGGGGCGTTGGCGGTCGAGATGGGTGCCCCGCAGTTCGCCCAGTTCTGGCCGACCCCGGATCTGATTCGGGCGATGCAGGGCGACATCGGCCAGCGTGACCGGATCCCGGTCGGTGAGCGGATCCTGCGTCGCCGGCTGTTGGTGCTCGACGACATCGGGGCGGAGCAGGCGACCGACTGGCGTGTCGGGGAGCTGAACGGCCTGCTCGAGGCGGTGTATTCGCGCCGGATGCTGCTGGTCGCGACGTCGAACCTGACCCTCGACCAGTTCGGTGAGCATCTGGGGGAGCGGGCGGTGTCTCGGCTGCACGAGATGACGGACCTGGTCGTCGTCGACGGCCCTGACCGGCGGAAGGCGTGA
- a CDS encoding multiprotein-bridging factor 1 family protein, whose amino-acid sequence MTDTSRWQDFGRAITLARNARKWSQRRLAAEAGVSPTTLGALERGETDPASSRAMPAIAQALDWPADIAYQHARGKHDPAALIHPPQPKPRTDFTSNEIDQLAGDIAELDEEDREAVRNLVRRLRNR is encoded by the coding sequence ATGACCGACACCTCAAGGTGGCAGGACTTCGGACGTGCCATCACCCTCGCCCGCAACGCCCGCAAATGGAGCCAGCGACGCCTGGCCGCCGAAGCCGGCGTCTCCCCCACCACCCTCGGAGCCCTCGAACGAGGCGAAACCGACCCCGCCAGCTCCCGAGCCATGCCCGCCATCGCCCAGGCGCTCGACTGGCCGGCAGATATCGCCTACCAGCACGCACGCGGCAAGCACGACCCTGCCGCCCTCATCCATCCGCCCCAACCCAAGCCGCGTACCGACTTCACCAGCAACGAGATCGACCAGCTCGCCGGCGACATCGCCGAACTCGATGAGGAGGACCGCGAAGCAGTCCGCAACCTGGTCCGACGGCTGCGCAACAGATAG